In one Sporomusa sphaeroides DSM 2875 genomic region, the following are encoded:
- the nusA gene encoding transcription termination factor NusA, producing the protein MNAEFMQAFEQLGKEKGIAPEVLFDAIEAALISAYKRNFGSAQNVRVSLDRTTGEIHVYARKNVVEDVSDARLELSLKEAKAIDPRYELEDVVELEVTPKNFGRIAAQTAKQVVVQRIREAERGMIYEEFSNRESDIVTGIVQRIEQKNVFIDLGKAEAVLAPSEQIPDEIYKHADRLKTYIVEVKKTTKGPQILVSRTHPGLLKRLFELEVPEIHDGVVEIKSVAREPGLRSKIAVYSRDETVDPVGSCVGHKGMRVQTIVNELKGEKIDIVKWNADPAKYIANALSPARVLSVDIQEAEKMSRVVVPDYQLSLAIGKEGQNARLAAKLTGWKIDIKSESQAAQASVSPLSSAQEEFE; encoded by the coding sequence ATGAACGCTGAATTTATGCAGGCATTTGAACAATTGGGGAAAGAAAAAGGCATTGCGCCGGAAGTTTTGTTTGATGCCATAGAAGCCGCTTTGATCTCAGCCTATAAACGTAACTTCGGTTCGGCACAAAATGTAAGAGTTTCTTTGGATAGAACTACCGGTGAAATACATGTTTATGCCCGGAAGAATGTGGTTGAGGATGTAAGTGATGCACGTCTTGAACTGTCTTTAAAGGAAGCTAAGGCTATTGATCCGCGCTATGAGCTTGAAGATGTGGTTGAATTAGAAGTTACGCCCAAAAACTTCGGCAGAATTGCAGCACAAACAGCTAAGCAGGTTGTTGTGCAACGTATTAGGGAAGCCGAGCGGGGTATGATTTATGAGGAATTTTCCAATCGGGAAAGTGATATTGTAACAGGTATTGTTCAGAGAATTGAACAAAAAAATGTATTTATTGACTTGGGCAAAGCGGAAGCTGTTTTAGCACCTTCTGAACAAATTCCTGATGAAATATATAAACACGCCGACAGATTGAAGACCTATATAGTAGAAGTAAAGAAAACCACCAAAGGGCCCCAAATACTTGTATCCCGAACCCATCCAGGATTATTGAAGCGCTTGTTTGAACTGGAAGTGCCTGAAATTCACGATGGGGTTGTTGAGATAAAATCAGTAGCCAGGGAACCCGGCCTACGATCGAAGATCGCCGTCTACTCCCGTGATGAGACAGTGGATCCTGTAGGTTCCTGTGTAGGCCATAAAGGTATGCGGGTACAGACTATTGTTAACGAGTTAAAAGGCGAAAAAATAGATATAGTTAAATGGAATGCTGATCCGGCAAAATATATAGCCAATGCCTTGAGTCCTGCCCGAGTACTTTCTGTAGATATTCAGGAAGCGGAAAAAATGTCAAGAGTAGTTGTTCCAGACTATCAACTCTCACTGGCTATTGGCAAAGAAGGACAGAACGCACGACTGGCAGCTAAGCTTACTGGTTGGAAAATTGATATTAAGAGTGAATCACAAGCAGCTCAGGCATCAGTTTCACCATTAAGCTCAGCGCAGGAGGAGTTTGAGTGA
- the rnpM gene encoding RNase P modulator RnpM, translated as MKAKKIPFRMCVGCQTMKSKKELLRVVRTPDGEVILDPTGKKAGRGAYMCPCEQCLTKAFKEKRLEKALKHQIDEAVYNALRAGVTE; from the coding sequence GTGAAAGCCAAAAAGATTCCGTTTAGAATGTGCGTTGGCTGTCAGACCATGAAATCAAAAAAAGAATTGCTGCGGGTGGTCAGAACTCCGGACGGAGAAGTGATACTTGATCCTACCGGCAAAAAAGCCGGACGGGGTGCGTATATGTGCCCGTGTGAGCAATGTTTGACAAAAGCTTTTAAGGAAAAACGCCTGGAAAAGGCGCTTAAACATCAGATTGATGAAGCTGTTTATAATGCGCTGAGGGCCGGGGTTACCGAATGA
- the rimP gene encoding ribosome maturation factor RimP, whose translation MSKEKIESVVEKLVSDIIADSKLELVDVEYVKEHDWYLRVFLDKESGIEIDDCQWVSEQLEAKLDESNLIKDHYYLEVSSPGLDRPLKKERDFVRHAGDKVEVKTYEAINGQKVLVGNLLGLIDGEVRIDIAGQIVNIPREKAAQIRLHIEF comes from the coding sequence ATGTCTAAAGAGAAAATAGAATCAGTTGTTGAAAAACTTGTTTCCGACATTATTGCCGATAGTAAGCTTGAATTGGTTGATGTTGAATATGTAAAAGAGCACGACTGGTATCTCAGAGTCTTCTTGGATAAAGAATCAGGTATTGAGATTGATGATTGTCAATGGGTGAGCGAGCAGCTTGAGGCTAAGCTGGATGAAAGTAATTTGATTAAAGATCATTATTATCTTGAAGTATCTTCCCCCGGTCTTGATCGTCCGCTCAAAAAGGAGCGTGATTTTGTCCGTCATGCCGGTGATAAGGTAGAAGTAAAAACCTATGAGGCCATTAATGGACAAAAAGTGCTTGTGGGAAACCTGCTTGGTTTAATTGATGGAGAAGTCCGGATTGATATCGCGGGACAAATTGTGAATATTCCGCGGGAAAAAGCTGCGCAGATCAGATTACATATAGAGTTTTAG
- a CDS encoding L7Ae/L30e/S12e/Gadd45 family ribosomal protein: protein MNEKNLMSLLGLAQKAGKIVSGDFAVQGAIKSGKARMLIVANNASDATKKEYQYQAESRDIVIYYALSKEQLGGAIGKALRAAVVITDNGFVKPLVRALEE, encoded by the coding sequence ATGAACGAAAAGAACCTTATGTCGCTTCTGGGATTGGCGCAGAAGGCCGGCAAGATAGTCTCAGGTGATTTTGCGGTTCAGGGTGCTATCAAATCAGGCAAGGCCAGAATGCTGATTGTGGCAAACAATGCATCTGATGCTACGAAAAAAGAGTATCAGTATCAAGCAGAATCCAGGGATATCGTTATCTATTATGCCTTGTCAAAAGAACAACTGGGTGGTGCAATCGGCAAAGCACTACGGGCGGCAGTGGTCATTACCGATAATGGTTTTGTCAAACCGTTAGTCCGGGCGTTAGAAGAGTAA